The nucleotide sequence TCCGCCGGCACGCCGGCCTCCTGCAGCCGCGCGGCCCGGGCGGCGTAGGCCTCCGCCTCGCTGCCCAGCAGCCAGCCGGGCAGGCCGGCCTGCACCTCGGCCACCGAGCCGGCGAACCGGGCGGTCACCTCGGCCAGCGGGAGCGGGGTGTCGGCCGTGAGGTCGGGCTGGCGCAACAGCCAGCGGGTGGCGCGCTCGGCCAGCCGGGTGGCCTCGGTGCGCACCTCCACCTGGACGGCGGCGGCGACCTGGTTGTCCAACGGCCGCATCGCGTCCCACATGCGGTCGATCCCGAACACCGACCGCGCCACCACGTGCGCGCGCACCACGGTGGTCAGGGGCAGCCCGGTCTCCTCGACCAGCCGGAACAGCCCGGTGACGCCGGCGACGTTCACCGCCCGGTTCGTCAGGACCGTCGCGATGATCTCCCGGCGCAGCGGGTGGCCGGCGACCGCGCCGGGGAACCGGCGGCGCAACGGGGCCGGGAAGTAGTCGACCAGCAGCTCCTCGAGGGCCGGGTCGTCAGGCAGCGGGGAGGCCACCACCGCATCCCCGGCCTGCAGCTTGGCGTAGGCGAGCAGCACCGACAGCTCCGGGCCGGTCAGCGCGTGACCGTCGCGGCGTCGTTCCGCCAGCGCGCGGGCGTCGGGCAGCGCCTCCACGCTGCGCAGCAGCCGGCCCGAGCGCTCCAGGGCCCGGATGAACCGCTCGTGGGAGTCCATCAGGCTGCGCGCCGAGGCGGTCTCGGTGGCGAGGGTGGCATTCTGCGCGTGGTTGTCGGTGAGCACGGCGGCCGCGACGTCGTCGGTCATCTCGCCGAGCAGCGCCGCGCGGCCCTCGGCGTCGATCCGCCCCTCGTCGACCACGCGGTTGAGCGCGACCTTGATGTTCACCTCGTGGTCGGAGGTGTCCACACCGGCGGAGTTGTCGATGGCGTCGTTGTTCACCCGGCCGCCGGCCAGGGCGTACTCGACCCGGCCACGCTGGGTGAGCCCGAGATTGCCGCCCTCGGCCACGACCCTGACCCGGAGCCGGCCGCCGTCCACCCGCACCGCGTCGTTGGCCTTGTCCCCGACCTCCAGGTGGCTCTCGGTCGCGGCCTTCACGTAGGTGCCGATCCCGCCGTTGAACAGCAGGTCGACCGGCGCGAGCAGCACCGCGCGGATCAGCTCGACGGGGCTCAGCGACCCCACCCCGGCGGGCAGGCCGAGCGCGACGCGCATCTCCTCGCTGACCGGGATCGACTTGGCGGTCCGCGGCCAGACGCCGCCCCCGGCGCTGATCAGCGCGGGGTCGTAGTCGGCCCACGAGGAACGCGGCAGGTGGAACAGCCGCCGCCGCTCGGCGAACGACGTCGCCGCGTCGGGGCTGGGGTCGACGAAGACGTGCCGGTGGTCGAAGGCGGCCACCAGCCGGATGTGCTCCGACAGGAGCATCCCGTTGCCGAACACGTCGCCGGACATGTCGCCGACGCCGACGACGGTGAAGTCGTCGCGCTGCACGTCGAGGCTCAGCTCGCGGAAGTGCCGGGTCACCGACTCCCAGGCGCCGCGGGCGGTGATGCCCATGGCCTTGTGGTCGTAGCCGACCGAGCCGCCCGAGGCGAACGCGTCGCCCAGCCAGTACCCGCGTTCGAGCGCCACGGCGTTGGCCAGGTCGGAGAACGTCGCCGTCCCCTTGTCGGCGGCGACGACGAGGTAGCTGTCGTCGCCGTCGTGCCGGACCACCTTCTCCGGCGGCACGACCCGCCCGTCCACCAGGTTGTCGGTGAGCGTGAGCAGCGCGCCGATGAAGAGCTTGTAGCAGGCCTGGCCCTCGGCGAGGATCTCCTCCCGCGAGGCCGCGCCGCCGTCGGCTCCCGTCGGCGGCTTCTTGACGACGAAACCGCCCTTGGCGCCGGTGGGCACGATGACGGTGTTCTTCACCATCTGCGCCTTGACCAGGCCGAGCACCTCGGTGCGGAGGTCCTCGTGGCGGTCGGACCAGCGCAGCCCGCCGCGGGCGACCTTGCCGAACCGCAGGTGCACCCCGGTGACGCGCGGCGAGCTGACCCACACCTCGTGGGCCGGCCGGGGCTCCGGGAGGTCGGGCACCACCGCCGGGTCGAGCTTGAGCGCCAGCGGGCCGCCGGCGTAGTAGGTGGTGCGCTGGGTCGCGATCACCGCGGCCAGCAGCGAGCTGAGCACCCGGTCGGCGTCGAGGGAGGCGACCTCGCCGATGGCGCGGCGCAGCGCCTCGACCAGGTCCGTCTGCCGGCCCTCGCGCCCGTTGACCCGCCCGGGCGAGAAGCGGGTCTCGAACAGCGCCACCAGCCGGGCGACGACGCCGGGATGGGCGGCGAGCGTGCGCTCGACGTAGGACTGGCTGAACGGCAGCCCGGCCTGGCGCAGCCACTGCACGTAGGCCCGCACCACCGTCACCTGCCGCCAGGTGAGCCCGGCGAGCAGGACCAGCGCCCCGAGGCCGTCGTCCTCGGCCTGCCCGCGCCACACCGCGGCGACGGCGTCGGTGAACCGCTCGGGCAGCGAGCGCAGCAGCGGCAGGTCGACCGGGGGGACGGCGACGCCGAAGTCGTAGATCCAGGTTGGCGGCGCGCCGATCCGGTCGATCTCGTAGGGCCGCTCGTCGACGACGTCGACACCCATGTTCTGCAGCACCGGGAGGATGTCGGACAGCAGCAGCCGCTCCCCCACGCGGTACACCGTCAGCCGGCGGTCACCGGGAGCCGCGCCGGCCGGCGTCCACAGCCGCAGCGCCAGGTCACCGGCGGCCAGGCCGTCCAGGCGGGCGAGGTCCTCGACGGCCCGCTCGGCCGGGAAGTCCTCCTGGTAGGCGGCCGGGAAGGCGTCGGCGACGCGGGCGAAGATCCGCTCGGCGTCCGCGCCGAACCGGCCGGCCAGCGCGTCGGACAGGTCGTCGGTCCAGCTGCGGGCGGCCGCCGCGAGCTCGGCCTGCAGCGCGTCGACGTCGACGTCCACGTGCTGGCGCGCCCCCTGCCGGCCCACCGGACGGCGGACGACGAAGTGCAGCCTGGCCAGCACGGACTCGGTGGAGCGCGCGGTGAACTCGATGCTGGTGCCACCGAGGCGCTCGAGCAGCAGGTGCTGCATCGCCGTGCGGACGGCGGTGGTGTAGCGGTCCCGGGGCAGGTAGACCAGCGCCGACCAGAACCGCCCGGTCGGGTCCTGCCGCAGGAACAGCCGGGTCTGCCGGCGCTCCTGCAGGTGCAGCACGGCCATCGCCACGGGGAGCAGCCGCTCGGCCCCGACCTGCATCAGCTCGTCGCGGGGATAGGTCTCCAGGACGTCGAGCAGCTGCTTGCCGGTGTGGCTGTCCGCGGGGACGCCGGAGCGCTCGATCACCTCGGCGACCCGGCGGCGCACGAGCGGGACGTCGAGCACGCTGGTGCCGTAGGCGGTGGACGGGAACAGCCCGACGAAGCGGCGCCGCCGGGTCACGCCGCCGCTGCGCGGGACGGTCACGGCGACCAGGTCCAGCCACGCCCGGCGATGCACCGTCGAACGGGTGTCGGCCTTCGTGACGGTGAGCCGGTGCCGCCCCGTGACCCC is from Blastococcus sp. HT6-4 and encodes:
- a CDS encoding NAD-glutamate dehydrogenase, which encodes MASDTGVVPDAPVHDGPAGGSRTDLAALEAGRDEKKQLLRRAARTAAAAAERGEAALPPGCTADDLPAFLRRYYWSEPSEEVLDTDAADLAALALGHLALAEVRPPGAATVDLQPLPGGRRAGRTVVRLVTDDMPYLVDSVTAEVVRQGFALEHVVHPVLVVRRDVSGRIITFCDSGDAASCGSDAVTESWMAVVLDGPLDGESAGDLVTGLRTVLDDVRAVHEDGARMRARMVDLAAELDVLAGGGTAPVPVDDPADDPADDPAEAAALLRWLADGNFVLLGARDVEVVPDEGESVARPVPGTGLGVLRSDTDVARSATAPPEAAGVTGRHRLTVTKADTRSTVHRRAWLDLVAVTVPRSGGVTRRRRFVGLFPSTAYGTSVLDVPLVRRRVAEVIERSGVPADSHTGKQLLDVLETYPRDELMQVGAERLLPVAMAVLHLQERRQTRLFLRQDPTGRFWSALVYLPRDRYTTAVRTAMQHLLLERLGGTSIEFTARSTESVLARLHFVVRRPVGRQGARQHVDVDVDALQAELAAAARSWTDDLSDALAGRFGADAERIFARVADAFPAAYQEDFPAERAVEDLARLDGLAAGDLALRLWTPAGAAPGDRRLTVYRVGERLLLSDILPVLQNMGVDVVDERPYEIDRIGAPPTWIYDFGVAVPPVDLPLLRSLPERFTDAVAAVWRGQAEDDGLGALVLLAGLTWRQVTVVRAYVQWLRQAGLPFSQSYVERTLAAHPGVVARLVALFETRFSPGRVNGREGRQTDLVEALRRAIGEVASLDADRVLSSLLAAVIATQRTTYYAGGPLALKLDPAVVPDLPEPRPAHEVWVSSPRVTGVHLRFGKVARGGLRWSDRHEDLRTEVLGLVKAQMVKNTVIVPTGAKGGFVVKKPPTGADGGAASREEILAEGQACYKLFIGALLTLTDNLVDGRVVPPEKVVRHDGDDSYLVVAADKGTATFSDLANAVALERGYWLGDAFASGGSVGYDHKAMGITARGAWESVTRHFRELSLDVQRDDFTVVGVGDMSGDVFGNGMLLSEHIRLVAAFDHRHVFVDPSPDAATSFAERRRLFHLPRSSWADYDPALISAGGGVWPRTAKSIPVSEEMRVALGLPAGVGSLSPVELIRAVLLAPVDLLFNGGIGTYVKAATESHLEVGDKANDAVRVDGGRLRVRVVAEGGNLGLTQRGRVEYALAGGRVNNDAIDNSAGVDTSDHEVNIKVALNRVVDEGRIDAEGRAALLGEMTDDVAAAVLTDNHAQNATLATETASARSLMDSHERFIRALERSGRLLRSVEALPDARALAERRRDGHALTGPELSVLLAYAKLQAGDAVVASPLPDDPALEELLVDYFPAPLRRRFPGAVAGHPLRREIIATVLTNRAVNVAGVTGLFRLVEETGLPLTTVVRAHVVARSVFGIDRMWDAMRPLDNQVAAAVQVEVRTEATRLAERATRWLLRQPDLTADTPLPLAEVTARFAGSVAEVQAGLPGWLLGSEAEAYAARAARLQEAGVPADLAAQVAAAGLLPAALDLAVVAERTGAPVALAGQVQQRLAERLGLVALRELVIALPRDRRWPAMARASLRDDLGMEQSSLTEDVLTLRASDADPPDALVARWEEGWDTAQHRAAAQLADITSGDRQELAELLVAVRTLRGLRRRRQARRLPRPGEK